CCGGTGTGACAAGTTGGGGAGACGAGTGCGGCAAAAGTATGAGTCCCGGGGTGTACACCAGGGTGTCCTCATACCTAACATGGATACAGCAAAAGATGAATAATGGCTAAAATAGATTGTCTCTAATCAGCTGAGTGATTTTGATGTCCAATGTAAGGCAACTATGAAAATAAATAGCACAAGAAAACATGAGTTCTTTACTTCTTATAATGTTCATTTCTCCTtatacattaaaattatttttaggaaAATGATAACTCTTTCTATCCTGTATGATAGTTAGCCAAACCGATTAGGTCGGCTGGAAGCGAATATGGTTCAATATTAAAAGGCGGCGGATTCGAGTTCCTGGCGGAGCGAATGTACCTCATAACGCCCTGTCTCCACCTTTTGATATTGTCGAGTTTCCATTTACGAAGAATGAATTCTCGTACTACTGATTAATTTCTTATGTTTTGGTTTTTAGACATGTGTAGCATTTTGTAAGTACATATTCAAATTGAATGGTATGCAATGGTATTGAAATTTGCACCTTAGTTTGCAAATGTTGTATCATACATAAAACacagaaatacagaaaataaaccTGATAGATATGTAACTCATGTAACTTAAGAAAACTTTCAAGTCAAGTTTTCACAGATTTTTCCTTTCCGCACCTAAATAtcgaaaagcattttttttttaaatgtcccgGTCAAAATAGGAAATAATTTCACCGAAActcattgatttattttattagaaacaATATACTTATTGCCATTTTCCGCATTTACAACCATCTATCCCTTTGTCATAAAATGACCAttattttgattcaaatttacttgtggttactatgaatacaacgattcttacaGTTTTATTCTAATAGATTTTAATTGGTTTTGTTAAAGAAAGTAGTAAGTTCTACTAGCTTGcagtgtatgttttttttctgaacacATAGGTCGTAAATATACTTCAGATAAAATGGGTTGTCCAGTATTGTATTTGTAGCAAGCGAACCCAACagcaatactttttttatttacgcAAATAAATACAATGAAGCCTACACAGCCGCGTTTTTTTTCCACTGTTTTGTTTGTCAATAATGTTCATATAAAAGTGCTTGCAATTATGGAGTTACAGTTTTAAAATATCCTTGTTCCTTTTTTTCATCTTGGCGTTTGAATTAATGTCAAGCTGTTTTCACAGTTTGGATTAAGtatttgataattatctttaCACTGAGTTTGATACATGTATTCAGAAAATAACAGGCTGCttcctttacttttttttcagacagtagatatgaaaataaataatttcataaaaagatcctatggaagcatagaacgcaaccaagcaaaatattaagAGACTTGGTGTGACCGAACTTTGtcacgagaggtaatggaaaTGTGCAATACCCCTTACGCCCCATAGCTCCAGCTTAAGCGACTGAAGTGATGAAGTAGCTAAAGTAATGTGGCGACGCCCAAAGAACCATCGATTATATTTTGGATCTTTTTTATAGGATTAAACAGGTAACAGATCCCAATTAATACACACTTCTCAACTGCACATATGTAACACTTACAACTACATTGTATCTTTCAATAGCAATCAAAcacaattaaatttaaataaaacccTAAAAATGTTGCAATTACGTTAACATTTTCCAAActttttccgccattttgaaactAGAGAAACAAGGCTTACCAGCTAGTTGAACTactctttaacaaaaaaatacgTCATATCCGTCAACTAGAGGCAATTCGATTTAACTTTAGTTTAACTACAGTTACAATAGTAAGTGCTCAAACTAGGCCATATATATACCGTATAtcttcgcttataagacgcattattAGGAGTTATATTTCCGGTTCAGAGAGTGTGGAGCATTTTAGAAGTGTGTACTACAGGGAAATTAAAAGAAACCCCAGATTGCATGTCCGACGTCGTATTTATAAGcgagtgcgtcttataagcgaacaTATACGGTAGAAAGCAGCTGAATGCCGATGTAATAGATAAACATTGTGTATCGTTTTAGTCACATATAAGTCTGAGattatttaattttacaaaagaaaatgataCAAGAAATAGAGTTAAAGTAGCTGACAAAGACATAAATAATAAGACAAAGCTATTACACCACGCAAGCTGGTTTAAGACATTAACGTTGTCacagcatatttaaacaaaaaaataaagttcgTCAAAGTCGCCAACTTCTAGCAATCTAGCAACAATATTCCTTACATTCTATGCATCGAAAACATTTGTAAATCTAATGCACTATTATTAACGTATTTCAAGATTTATAGCTTATGTACAAAAAGTGCGTAAAGTCACTGTTTATTTACGTCGCCGAAACATAATCTTTGACGACTTCAGTGAATCGGTTCCTTTAAATGCATAATAAATAAATCCTCCAAATCCGATATCGTACTGGGATTTGGACCCAGGAGGGATCATGTACTCCCCATTGAGGTTCGCCTGGGCGCAGTCCCAATACCACCACCCTCCTCGGTACAACTCTGCGCAGTGTCGAACCCCAGACTTGTCAACATCACGGTCATACGTGCTAAACTTGCACCCTCTACTCAGCGAAAAGCCAAATTCATTATCTGAAATTATACAAAGGAACAAAATTCAGATATGTTATCCAAAAGTATACAATGGAACAAAAGCCAGTTTTCTATTCAAAGGTATATAAAGAATCAAAAGCTAATTTACTATTCATTAGTAAACCATAGAGCAAAAGTTAACTTTTTTCCGGAAGCATAAAAAGGATCAAAAGCCAAATTTGTTATCCGAATGGAACAAAAGCCAATATACTATCTGAAAGTATACCATGAAACGAAAGCATTTTTTTAGTATAGATCGGAACACGTTTTTAATACGTTTTCTGAAAGTTTGCAATTGAACAAACGAAGATTTGTTATCCGAAAGTATAGAAGGGAACAAAAGCCAATTTAATATCCGAAAGCATGCAATTGAACAAAAGCAAAGTTTATTTTCTGCAATTATTTCTGAtaatatatatacagttgaaGAAAACATTATATAGTTTACGTAtagcctgtttttttttctaacgaCATACGATTTGTTCCTTTTCTTAGGAAAATGCAAGTTCTGTTCTCAAACAATACCAATGTAACGTTACCAACAAGTGTTACGAGCAGATCTGATTTTTTcactttattatttctttatcacATCATGACCTATACATGATTAAACtcaaattgaatattttgttaaCAATTATTATCGCTCGCGCTCAGGGTAAACACTGTCATCAAGataaactaaatgaaaataatagggaagaaaattataaattttcagaCCGTTATCCACAGACTAGTACGTTCTCTAGAAATAAAAACCGCGGAACAGCAATTATACTACCTTATCCTTCATTTTGTAAAAGAAGTTGACACATTTAAGTAGGTGATAATACCTTGAAAGTTCATTTATTATATCGATAAGAAAGTGTATACCTGACAGAGGTTTAACCGTCTGTTTGCCTATCTTAAGATAATAATCAGGTGCTTCTGAAAGTTTGAAATTCCTGAAAACTTCATGAACATGTTCGCCGTCAACAGCAGTTACATCAAGCCGCAGGTATGTTTTGCCCTGTTCCGCCATCTCTTGTATGTAACGAAGACctattaaattcaaaatgaaacttGTACTTATAATATATAGTATACACTAAGTAAGTCTTATGATACGGTTAAAACTAAGAATATATGTGAATGTGTTCTAAGTAAAATGTTGtacttatttcatataattttaatagtctTATCTGTTCTGTTTAGTCGAAAGTGTACATGAGTTTTCGTTTGTTTCttgtataaaaatgtaatatagatgattgtgAATGAAAGGAAGACAAAAGCCTTGTAAAGTTCCGTCAACATTTCATATAAATCAGTCCAATTCAAACCGAACTATTTTAACAGAATTGACATCATTTCAACTTTGTTCATCATctgcaatcaactttaattatGAAAGAGAAAAATCGGAATCCTATAAAAGGAAAATAACGTACCGAgatatataaaatacagtttCTTTAGATGTTCACCTAGAACAATTAAAGATATCTCGAACTTGAGATATAAGAAGCTTGGAATAATTAACTTCAATAATTTCTCTACAAATCTACTCAAAAATTATGTTTGTTAGACtctcaaaatattttactaaataaccATCCACACGATACATTACCTAGCCAAAATTCTCCGTTTAGAGTTCCAAACCCTTCTTCATACTCGGTAGAATTACGATAGAAATCTACAGATCCATCAAATCGGTTTTGAAACACCTGTATGAGATAAAATTCTACTGAAGCTTGAaatgaaacaaacagaaaatatttgatcTCTTAGTGGTACAAGATGACTCTCttcttattaataataaaattattgtctCTTAAgaattttacaatatttgaatGTCAACTGAGAGCAGAAGGCCTCCGTGGGCGAGTGTTTAACGTCACTGACTTCGATTACaggcctctcatcgatgtgggctcgagcctcgcttggggcgttgaattattaATGGAGACGAAGCCATCCTGCTGTTTTACGGGTGTTCGGTGGTTCTGCTCACGTCTTCGCTCTTGATGGAACAATGCATGGTTAGGAACCGGGGTCTCCCTCCACcttcaaaagctagaaagtcgccacatgacctacaGTTGCgtctgtgtgacgttaaacccaacaaaaatgaaatattgcgAATAGCTACATTTACTAACAcactttgtatttatttttccatgCAAAACTTTGCAATGCTGTTTCTATCATgtctttcatgaatattttgtgtTGTTCAAAAGTAACAGACGAGTAaatattataccacatttataaaACGCATTTTTCTCATGAATATACCTCGTTCAAAAGTGTAAATTGATAATTTAAACAAGTTATATTCGAACAGATTATTGTTCATTGAAGCCAGCCATATACTTGcaagtatttttgtcaaaataagtttatttaaatttagaaataatcgAATATACATGATGCACTAAGTCACTATTACCGTCCAGCCTCCTTTGTCGGTCTCCATATCACAATAGACATCTATAATTTGTTTGGATTTCCATAACATCACACTATATACCCCGCTTGTTGTTCCTATTTTCTTCTTACGCACATCAAAGCAATCAGTCGCTATCCTGTCTAAGAAAGTTATAATACACTAAGTAAATACAGAAGTTGCTTTCACTTTCTTCTTTTCAAATTACATGTCATTACTTCgtgcatttatttacaaattagtTCTTGTTATTTTGAAGTTTCTTATGAAACATAGTCTGCAACGAGTTGAACTACTAACAGACTTAGTTTGACTGtttttgttcatgagaggtaatgtaaaaTGCTCCCTAGCACTATTACATAAGTTGTAGTTATATTAATAATCTAACCATCAGTAAGTATGGCTTTTTTAAATTAGCTAAAACTAGAGTTTTGCAATATATAATGCATATGGAGCTACCAAATCTATTATTGATTCAATTTCTCTAATATTAACAGTCCCCAAAATAAATCTAACAtagatgaaaaacaatttaaggcAATGAAATACTACCTTTCATTAGAGTGGTCTGCGCAGAGTCATCCAGAcagttacatgtacatgtatggtTAACTTTGTTAAAAATACAGTTGCCATGGACACACGTGCTAGAGTGACACGTGTTTGGTTctagaaaatatatgaaacaaagatAAATGCTCACAAACTACCATAAGAAGTTACAGTTCAAAATCATATCTTAGAAT
This DNA window, taken from Mercenaria mercenaria strain notata chromosome 19, MADL_Memer_1, whole genome shotgun sequence, encodes the following:
- the LOC123542776 gene encoding fibrinogen-like protein A → MRSQKLAFTTVAVLLNFGYISCCLQGACNPDNRLCLCDNRHESSPCNIKPNTCHSSTCVHGNCIFNKVNHTCTCNCLDDSAQTTLMKDRIATDCFDVRKKKIGTTSGVYSVMLWKSKQIIDVYCDMETDKGGWTVFQNRFDGSVDFYRNSTEYEEGFGTLNGEFWLGLRYIQEMAEQGKTYLRLDVTAVDGEHVHEVFRNFKLSEAPDYYLKIGKQTVKPLSDNEFGFSLSRGCKFSTYDRDVDKSGVRHCAELYRGGWWYWDCAQANLNGEYMIPPGSKSQYDIGFGGFIYYAFKGTDSLKSSKIMFRRRK